One genomic region from Phocoena sinus isolate mPhoSin1 chromosome 3, mPhoSin1.pri, whole genome shotgun sequence encodes:
- the LOC116751275 gene encoding LOW QUALITY PROTEIN: protocadherin gamma-B1-like (The sequence of the model RefSeq protein was modified relative to this genomic sequence to represent the inferred CDS: deleted 2 bases in 1 codon; substituted 1 base at 1 genomic stop codon) codes for MTNYLKFRNGGGLALLYALLGTLCKTGCGQIRYSVPEELEKGSFVGNIAKDLELEPQELAERGVRIVSRGRTQLFALNPRSGSLVTAGRIDREELCAQSARCLVSFNILVEDKLKIFEVEIEIKDLNDNAPDFLTEELEIKIGELTVPGTRFPLKTAFDPDVGMNSLLSYQLSPNDYFSLAVKSVSDGAKYPELVLQQALDREEKKVHQLVLIASDGGDPVHSSNLCIQVIVLDANDNPPVFTQSEYRVSVQENLPVGTWLLTVNATDPDEGFNAQVSYVLDKMPGRIAQIFYLNSVTGDLSISQSLDYEDATFYEIKIEAQDGLGLLSKAKILVTVLDVNDNAPEITITSLTESIPEGSDLGTVIALIKVRDQDSGQNDMVTCYIQEGVPFKLEFTSKNYYKLVIDGALDREQRAEYNVTITATDKGKPPLSYITSITLHIRDVNDNAPVFHQASYVVHVAENNPPGASTAQVSASDPHLGPNGHVSYSILASDLEPRALSSYVFVSAQSDVVFAQCAFDHEQLRAFELTLQARDHGSPALSANVSLRVLVGDRNDNAPRVLYPALGPDSSALFDMVPRAAQPGYLVTKVVAVDADSGHNAWLSYHVLQASEPGLFSVGLRTGERRTARALGDRDAARQRLLVAVRDGGQPALSATATLHLVFADSLQEALPDLSDHSEPTDPQAELQFXLVVILALISVLFLLAVILAVALHLRHSSSPAAWSCFKPGLSSKSGRRVPPNYSDGTLLYSYNVCVASHSIVRFKVKFNFHNVTQETATPPDLLGEDPSMGICASNEDSQISYDSSFSHHVSFCRLS; via the exons ATGACCAATTACCTGAAATTCAGAAATGGCGGAGGACTGGCCCTGCTGTACGCGCTTCTGGGGACGCTGTGCAAGACCGGATGCGGGCAGATCCGCTATTCGGTGCCAGAGGAGCTGGAGAAAGGCTCCTTCGTGGGCAACATCGCCAAGGACCTGGAGCTGGAGCCCCAGGAGCTGGCGGAGCGGGGAGTCCGCATCGTCTCCAGAGGTAGGACGCAGCTCTTTGCTCTGAACCCGCGAAGCGGCAGCTTGGTCACTGCGGGCAGGATAGACCGGGAGGAGCTCTGCGCTCAGAGCGCGCGGTGTCTGGTGAGTTTTAACATCCTGGTTGAAGacaaattgaaaatttttgaagtagaaatagaaattaaagacctTAATGACAATGCTCCTGATTTTCTAACAGaggaattggaaataaaaattggTGAACTAACGGTTCCAGGAACTCGATTTCCACTTAAGACTGCATTTGACCCAGATGTGGGCATGAACTCTCTGCTGAGCTATCAGCTCAGCCCCAATGACTACTTCTCCCTGGCTGTGAAGAGTGTCTCTGATGGGGCCAAATACCCAGAGCTGGTGCTGCAGCAGGCTCTTGACCGTGAGGAAAAGAAAGTTCACCAGCTTGTCCTAATTGCTTCTGATGGTGGCGACCCTGTTCATTCTAGCAACTTGTGCATCCAAGTGATAGTGCTGGATGCAAATGACAATCCACCAGTATTTACTCAGTCTGAATATCGAGTAAGTGTTCAGGAGAACTTGCCGGTAGGCACCTGGCTGCTCACGGTGAATGCCACTGACCCTGACGAGGGATTTAATGCTCAAGTATCCTATGTACTAGATAAAATGCCTGGGAGAATCGCTCAGATTTTTTATCTCAACTCAGTGACTGGGGATTTATCAATATCACAAAGCCTAGATTATGAGGATGCTACTTtctatgaaattaaaattgaagCACAAGATGGACTAGGTCTCCTTTCAAAAGCTAAGATTCTGGTCACAGTTCTGGATGTGAATGACAATGCCCCGGAAATTACGATTACTTCTCTCACAGAATCA ATTCCCGAGGGCTCAGACCTTGGAACCGTAATAGCCCTCATTAAAGTCCGAGACCAGGATTCTGGGCAAAATGATATGGTGACATGCTATATTCAGGAAGGAGTTCCCTTCAAATTAGAATTCACCTCCAAGAATTATTACAAGCTAGTGATTGACGGTGCCCTAGACCGAGAGCAGAGGGCAGAGTACAATGTTACCATCACAGCCACCGACAAGGGCAAGCCGCCCCTCTCCTACATTACAAGCATCACCCTACACATCCGCGATGTCAACGACAACGCTCCAGTTTTCCACCAGGCCTCCTACGTGGTCCATGTGGCAGAAAACAACCCGCCTGGAGCCTCCACCGCCCAAGTTAGCGCTTCAGATCCACACTTGGGGCCCAACGGCCACGTCTCCTACTCCATCCTGGCCAGCGACCTGGAGCCGCGCGCGCTGTCGTCCTACGTGTTCGTGAGCGCACAGAGCGACGTGGTGTTCGCGCAGTGCGCCTTCGACCACGAGCAGCTGCGCGCCTTCGAGCTGACGCTGCAGGCCCGCGACCACGGCTCGCCAGCGCTCAGCGCCAACGTGAGCCTGCGCGTGCTGGTGGGCGACCGCAACGACAACGCGCCCAGGGTGCTGTACCCGGCGCTGGGGCCTGACAGCTCGGCGCTCTTCGACATGGTGCCGCGCGCCGCGCAGCCCGGCTACCTGGTCACCAAGGTGGTGGCGGTAGACGCCGACTCTGGACACAACGCCTGGCTGTCCTACCACGTGCTGCAGGCCAGCGAGCCCGGACTTTTCAGCGTGGGGCTGCGCACGGGCGAGAGGCGCACGGCGCGGGCCCTGGGCGACAGGGACGCGGCCCGCCAGCGCCTGCTGGTTGCTGTGCGCGACGGGGGACAGCCGGCCCTCTCGGCCACCGCCACGCTGCACCTGGTTTTCGCGGACAGCCTGCAGGAGGCGCTGCCGGACCTCAGTGACCACTCTGAGCCCACTGACCCACAAGCTGAGCTGCAGTTTTAGCTGGTGGTGATCTTGGCCTTGATCTCGGTGCTCTTCCTCCTGGCAGTGATTCTGGCGGTCGCCCTACACCTTCGACACTCCTCCAGCCCCGCTGCCTGGAGCTGCTTTAAGCCTGGTCTGAGTTCCAAGTCTGGACGGAGGGTTCCCCCCAACTACAGTGACGGAACATTGCTCTATTCCTACAATGTGTGTGTTGCCTCGCATTCAATTGTGCGatttaaa gtgaaatttaattttcacaacgtGACCCAAGAAACAGCTACCCCTCCGGATCTCCTAGGAGAAGATCCTTCTATGGGTATATGTGCCAGTAATGAAGACTCCCAAATCTCTTATGATTCCTCTTTTTCCCATCACGTGAGTTTTTGCAgactttcttaa